In a single window of the bacterium genome:
- a CDS encoding T9SS type A sorting domain-containing protein, producing the protein MNYRWDKITFAICLLLFYVVAAFSCTITVVAPSDAHGALLWKNRDVSNEHQEVRYFDSESYHFIANVYEGETDRAWSGVNEAGLAIVNTDTYNQGSWVTLGDDDGHIMFHALGHFSNVNQFEEYLDSTNISIRRSTHCYALIDSTGAAVLFEAGRDYYFKYDASDDPDGFIVRTNYADSGSVFDRVGMERRTRAEFILSTAEIISPQLLIFGLARDLVTEEIDPYPLPFDFSFGTYPNGVIEARYTINRYYTTSASIIVGNNNSNIPTTMWQYLGQPINTIPIPLWVQARGLPPSVYGPDGSSLCDLAIELKSLVYTGIFTIDTYAIADILDRFSSVEEMIQARIDSEIDRDSITRIDLIEFAALQSDFANMILAKYWEIRSLYVREARYFVPENPDIAVYPNPFNSSGNIIFDSDRCGSVDINIYNQSGRFTSTPVANYRIYRGDNKIPLHLAGFPSGRYIAELVLDGSRVTSSSFILLK; encoded by the coding sequence ATGAATTACAGATGGGATAAAATTACATTTGCAATCTGCTTGTTATTGTTTTATGTAGTCGCGGCGTTTTCTTGCACAATTACAGTGGTTGCTCCTAGCGATGCTCATGGCGCGTTGCTTTGGAAGAATCGCGATGTTTCTAACGAACATCAAGAGGTTCGTTATTTTGATTCTGAGTCCTATCATTTTATTGCCAATGTTTACGAGGGCGAGACAGACCGTGCTTGGTCGGGTGTTAATGAGGCTGGTTTAGCGATAGTAAATACGGATACATATAACCAAGGGTCTTGGGTTACTTTGGGTGATGATGATGGGCATATTATGTTCCATGCTTTAGGGCATTTTAGTAATGTAAATCAGTTTGAGGAATATCTCGATAGCACAAACATTTCTATTCGGCGTTCGACGCATTGTTATGCTCTTATCGACTCGACCGGAGCCGCGGTTTTATTTGAAGCTGGAAGAGATTATTATTTCAAATACGATGCTTCTGATGATCCCGATGGTTTTATTGTTCGCACAAACTATGCTGATTCTGGTTCGGTTTTTGATAGAGTTGGTATGGAGCGGAGAACAAGGGCAGAATTTATTTTATCCACAGCGGAGATTATTTCGCCACAGCTTTTAATATTCGGTCTTGCTCGCGATCTAGTTACCGAGGAAATCGATCCTTATCCATTGCCGTTTGATTTTTCTTTTGGCACATATCCTAATGGTGTTATTGAGGCACGTTACACAATAAACAGATACTATACAACGAGTGCCTCGATTATAGTTGGCAATAACAATTCTAATATTCCTACAACGATGTGGCAATATCTTGGGCAGCCTATAAATACTATACCGATTCCTTTGTGGGTTCAAGCGAGAGGTCTTCCCCCCAGTGTTTACGGTCCCGATGGGAGTTCGCTTTGTGATCTTGCTATCGAACTTAAATCGCTGGTATATACCGGCATATTTACTATTGATACCTATGCGATTGCGGACATACTCGACCGTTTTTCATCTGTCGAGGAGATGATACAGGCCAGAATAGATTCTGAGATAGATCGAGACAGCATTACTCGAATCGATTTAATAGAGTTTGCTGCTCTTCAATCCGATTTTGCAAATATGATACTTGCAAAATATTGGGAAATCCGTTCATTGTATGTCCGAGAGGCTCGATACTTCGTTCCAGAAAACCCCGATATTGCAGTTTATCCAAATCCATTTAATTCTTCTGGTAATATTATCTTTGATTCGGATCGTTGTGGTTCTGTCGATATTAACATTTACAATCAATCGGGGAGATTTACTTCGACTCCAGTCGCTAATTATCGAATTTATCGCGGTGATAATAAAATCCCATTGCATTTAGCGGGTTTTCCAAGCGGTAGATATATTGCCGAGCTTGTCCTCGATGGCAGTCGAGTTACTTCGTCATCATTTATTCTTCTTAAATAA